From the genome of Gymnogyps californianus isolate 813 chromosome 4, ASM1813914v2, whole genome shotgun sequence:
GCTTTCTGACATAAAGGATTGAatacagcatttgcttttcctgaaacGTTATGTCCACTACTACTACAGGAGTGGCAAATCTTAGTTAAAAAATACGCAAAGACCTGATTCATTCTTTGCAATCCCCTAGTACAGCTAAACCCCACAGTCTGCTGAGGCTGCATTCCTGAAAAGTGCAGCAGTAAGCGAGTCAGTCAACAATAAAGCAATTTCTCCCATAAGAATTTATATAGCAGAGAGGGAAAGTGTGCAGTAGCTTGGGAAGTACACATAATTTAAATATACGGGGAAAGAATACATGGTGTGAAAGATGGGGAGCCTGGAGCAGGATCACCAGCATTGGCAGCCAGACAAGGTGCTGACTTTGTAGCAGCTAACTTTTCTGAACAGATTTCCATTCTGAAAGATCTCAGCTGCCTCATCTATGAGGCCAAACACCCAACACAATTATTCATGTGTAAGCActtttgctgtctctttctGAATAGTTATATTTTCCTTGCTATCATCATCTTCCTCAGGTGAATCAATGTCAGTCAAGTAAGTCAAGGGTGAAGGACATAATAATAGGAAAACAGTGGTTAGCAGAGCACAGTATTAAATGACTGACAATGGAACTCCAAAATGAAGAGCTGAAAAGTGACAGATTAAGGGGTGTTACTGCATTAGGTATCTGGAGTCATTTAAGAGAGAGATATTTATGCACCTTAAACccatttcaaagtgaaattaaGGTTTAGCCTAAGGTGAATGGCATAAATTTAGTATCTCATctcaaaaaaaatatatcaagatGGATGCTTTATGGAATGGAAAAACATCCATTtagattttaagaaataatgaCACTAAGCAACCGGAACTAATGAACTATGTTCCTATATATCCTTCATACTAACTCCAGGCTTTATTTCTTATGCCCTCAAAGCCATTCCACGTATATTTATTCCCATCCTTTTACTCCTTTTCTCCTAACTACTGAAGAGTTGGCAAATTCTAAAGTGGATTCCAAATTTGTGTCTGCTGATGGACAAGCAACAGATAACTCCTGAGTTTATTCTGCAGCCTTTCCCTGAGCAGAGGGACTAACCTGAGtttttctgctccttccagCTATCCATTCCCATGCTACTTCTAGGAATTATCTTTTAGATGTTTGTATATATAGGCTGAGAGTAATTAGCAGGTTCAAAAATGATATGAGTGACTGACAGAGTCCAAAATAggacagcatttcattttgctacAGTAATCTAGTCTTACTGTCATTTATTGTATAACCTTCTGCTTTGTATCTTTTTGTGGTGTATGCAGTCAATTAACTGTATATGcagattttaaagagaaatactttttagGTTACTTGAAACTGGTCAGCAGTTGTTGGGTCAAACAAGATTTCACTGCTTTgtaaattgaaaacaaagtaaatggAATAATATCTgttgcaagaaaaataagaaattaatagcaaacccaaacatttatttctatcTTATGTACTGTAAGCAAAGTTTTTAACAGGAAATACCTGAATATTTATCTTTTGTCTCCAGTAGCTATAAGACAAACTAACCTTTTTAGCAGGAGAACTTGGTTTGAAAGGCGGTGCAATTGGCTTCTCTGGAGGTGGTTTCTTCACAGGTGGCAAAGGTTTGTCATTAAAATAGGGATTCATGTCAAAATACCCCTGGGGATATAGATTTAACTTGAAAGGCCCTCCTTTAACCAACCATTTATGTTCCTCTTGCgctttctgtaaaacaaatactttgaaagaaacaatCTTGAGGATTTTTACTGCATGTTATTctaagagaaaaatggaaagcatttaaatttagTCTTGGAGAACGTTCACTCtaactttctttcctcttctttgatGATCGAGGTATTTTATATACTCACCATGTATAATGGAACATAGATTCACTGACCAGGAAGCACAACAATCACTATGAAATCATGGTAGGAAAATGTCAGGCAAAGCACTGTGCATTTAAGATGCGTCTAACAGTATTGTATACCTGTATCTTGggcatacatgcacacatacatgctTGAAAATTCTGCCTGCATGCATCGCAGCTGCTCACACTTGTGAACCCTGGCCACTACATTTCCCAGATTCTGAGCACCTTGCTAAGCTGAGCTTCTCTAGGAATTGGTTCTTTGTACCATGGGAGATGCTGACTATTCTTCCCAgactccattttaaaataaaataggttAAAACATTACAAACAATTAAAAGACAAGCATAAAATGTACTATCAGTAATACAGTATCACCTGGTAATGCATGCTAATGTATCAGAgcaaattcccttttttctaTCCAGTGGAAACAATCCCACCtccctcttttctctgttcttgtcATTTTCTGCACTGGATGCTTAGTTTTCACTCTGAATTTGTCTCAACTGCAGGTAGCTGAATTGTTTCGTCTAATCTTGTTCTTACTCTAGACCAAAAAATGTCCTCCTGCTGCCATTTTTCACTACATATGATGAAAATATACAGGATAACTAAAATTAGTGCAAGCAAATTTACAAGTTTTCTTAGATTTATGAActtatatgaaaaaaagaacaggttttttttatatagcatCCAGGATAATGAGGTCCCATTCTTCTGACAACAACATAGAAGCATTATTGTTCTTGCTATTGGCATCGTTTGGTCATTACTGCATTGTAGCTTAAGGTCtccaaatacaaaattaagGTCAAATCCTGAATGGTAGAACTTGCGTGGGATACTGCCAGAtgtctcaaaggaaaaataacaaatgagtgtcctggtttcagctgggacagagctaactctcttcttagtagctggtacagtgctgtgttttggatttagtgtgagaataacgttgataacactctgatgttttagttgttgctaagtagtgcttatcttaagccaaggacttttcagtttcccatgctctgccagcaagcaggtgtgcaagaagctgggaaggagcatagcctggaagcggctgcgtggtgcttagttgctggctggggttaaaccacgacaatgagTAATACCTAAATCTTTTTTATACAGTATGgtcattaatttgttttcctttctccactttGTAAATAAACATTAGTGATTTCAAGCAAAAGGAAACACCACAGGGAACAAAAAGTACATGTAAACTGTAATAAATAAGCCTAAAACTAATACATaataatgacaaatatttttacctttgcGTTTATTCTTTCTACCTCATACCCATCAGGTTCATGTGGATACTGTTCACCTATGGTAAGGTTTGCataactgtaaaaacaaaattaattacttaGGTGTTCAAAACTcaagaaacatttaataaaatactctCCAAGAAGCAATATTGTGAAGTTACCCATATCcagttcctttctttcctggatTAGTATAAAAATTCTTTCCTGGAGGAATGtatctttctttggttttcagttGTGGACTGAAGTATGCATACGAACCTCCTATGGTTCCATAATAGCTGCCAAGTCCACAtctaaaaatagcaaatgaacACATTAATTgatgttttgcaaatatttcaggcTTTCCATATCTAGTGTGCTAAAACGACAGTAAgtagaaaacccaaacaatatATATATCTCAAGagttaaatataaaaccagatTAGGTCCACTGTCCATGGATCTACTACTACAGCAATTCCGTGCACAGTGttacagacaaaaaagaaacaagatggTGGCAGAGATGAAGTTTTAAAGTAtcttaataatataaatatgcTTAATAGagcttgttttaattttgtgccAACAAGGTGAAGTAACACCGTTAGAGACAGATTCACAAACAGAGACCCAGAGAAATAGGTTAAACAGACTTGATGCTTGATGACAAGAGGACAGTCCCACAAGTTTACAGAGAACAGTAAGTTAGTGTTGTTATGGTAATGGAGTGGCAGGCAACATGGGGTACCTctctgaaaggttttttttctgggagatGTTAGGACTAGTTAACTTTCTGTCTTGTCACAGAGGAAAGTGAAAGGAGGCACAGCTCATTTAGGAGAAATACCTCTGCCTACAAAGCTGCAGGAATTCACAAAGGCTGTTTTTTAAAGACCAACTTGAAAATCAGTATTTGCTGACAAGTGTATGACATGCTCTCAAAGTACATGATCATACAgctgctaaaggaaaaaaggaccAAGACAAACTAATGAAATAGCTGAGTGGCAGTTTGGTCCACTAATTGCTACAGTGgtcccaaaaaaccccaaacaaccacCAAACCTCTGTCCCCATgccccaaaaacccaaaacaggtcagaaaaaaataaacaggggCTGCTGTATGAGATGTGTCAACTACTCTAGACAGCTGAGGTAATCTGCTTTGCCTGTACTGTCTGCACTTACTGTGGGGAGAGAGTAAAGTGTCTCAATTAGTTCCTACCTAAAAGGGCCATTAATGAATACTGACAGGATTAGGATGTCAAGATAACATTTGTCAACTTTGCACAGAACACTAACCTGCCTGTTCATTACCCTCCTTTTATTTAGGGACTTCATAAACccatatatagaaaaaaatgggCAAACTGACAATGCACAGACAACCTTTATCTTGGTGTTTCCTAGTTCGTAAATGCTGGATTTCATACTCTTTAGATGTCACTTCTGTGTCTAGGCTTTTTATATGccagaaacaaaataacagagaacagacatatgaagaaaagaaaggccCAGGCTTCAGTCACATCTTCAGAATATGACATCTTTGCAACCTTTCCATTTGCAGCCAACAAATGTGGCTCCAATGTAAAGAAAAGATTCCCAAGAGCTGCCTATCATTCAGGCAGCCAAGAACAACAACTCAATGAACAGCAACAGAGCTCTCAGCTAGTTCCTTAGTTACAATGGGAGTCAGTTTTGGATATAAGAAATTTATAATCGCTTTCCATAATTGCTTCAGGATTCCGTTTAAAAGACAACCTAACCActttcccagcctctgctttgTACTACTCTGCCAGTACAGATTTAGGGGAGGATAAAGACAATAAAGAACCTGTCCTAAAGTTCATGTCTAGAAGAATTCTAAAGTCTTACAACAAGAATAAGAGCACAAGCTGCTGCACCCACAGCCAACAAGTGCATTTGTGGAGGCAGTACATGGAAGAGAGCACATTAGCAGGTCTTCATTGTAAGCAAAACTCCTACTGTTGGACTCAGAACCCAGAAAGTAAGTGAACAGGACTCTCATTGACTGACATGGATTTGAAATCAGTGCCTAGGTGTTTCTAACAGTTAAACCCTTATAAATAATTTGGTTGCTATAAAGTCAAGTTGTAGTTGAAAGTAAGTTTTGAAAACAGGGCTCACACATTGTCCCATCAGAAATAGCACATGTATATCCAACAGAAAGCCTACACACCATGTCTTACATTCCTATTACAAGCTAAGATGTTCCTGTAACATACAACAGAACATAGCTAATCCTTGCAtccttatatatatatataaaataaacaagaggTTACTCTCCAAActttccaaaagcaaagctgcagaaagatATAACTAAATATAACCATGAGCCTGTACGAACTAGGTCCTGAACAGACTGAATCCTCCTGTCTCTTATTGCagcaacacaaacaaaacaagattgTATAGTTATAAATGAGTAACCAGGCTCTATCTGTTTTTACATGTGAATAGTAATAGTTATATGACACCAATTGCATTGGTGTCATTTTGTCATGCAATTAATGTTGTGCAGATAGcaaagatgcatttattttaatattctgcaTATATTCCTCAGCTCTGTAACATCTTCTGATCATCCTATAGGATAACTGGTATTTTTTCTACCAAAAAGATAATGGATATGAATTCGCTGAGACGAAAATGTTGCACCTGGATAATGGCCCCTTTTCCTACTGTTTATGGAATATATATGCCATCTCTATTTTGGGAGGCTCAGAAATGGGAGGGAGAAGATATTGTATCTAACAAGTTCCAACAGATTTCCtcctaaattaaaatgaaatattaatttgttaatTATCCACACCCTTTTCCCATAGCcatcttcattttcatcaaaaataaaaagctaaaggGTAAGAAAACTGTTTCCAGCAAAAAACAGTAGTTAAGAGCAAGCATCAGGACCTGATTTCTACATGTGTTCAGCCTTCCCTGTGTTGCTGCTCAAAATTCTTCGCTCAGTACTGACTAACACTACATTGTATAAAACAACAGTATTGTACTCTCATTACAGGATTTATAAGACATAATTTGTGAGAATCATCTTTAGcgtacagaaaagaaaaaaggtcaatttaaaacattttcacaacACTTACGGCAATTTGTCTCCATTACTGGGAAGGAAAGCTTTGCccaaatttttctttgattctgCCAATCTATAGCGTCTCCTTAGCTGAACAGGGTTTGAGTAGGCTTCACCATCGAAAATCCTCACAAACTGAGGCTCAAAATaacctgcctgcagagctgacAATGTTTTGATCCCCCCAGGTAACATCTGTCTGTTCTTGCTTGCAGCTTCGTTAAAAGGGCCTTTAAAAAAGTAAGCACCATAAATAACTGTTCAATGTTAGTGCTTCTCTTAGCCTACATTAAAAAACCTAAGGTCTGGATCTGGGTGGCTCAAAGAATGTACTATAGAGCATTTAACTTGTAAATCATGCATGTAAATGGTTGTGTCTGAAAGACAATGCTATGAGAAGGTATTCACAGCACCTAGTTTTAGTTTTCTAACCCCTGCACTTGCTTTACAGACAATGGAGAGAGATTGGTTACGCCAGACTACAATTCAGAGCTAGAGCTGATGCCTATTTATATACTATGAGTAATACTTCAGAGAAGCATCTCTCCCACTGATTCTAGACCACGTAGAATAGCTTAAGTGCctccagttgggttttgaatcCCTAGCTGCTCAATGTGGTAGAAGTGTATCAGCTGCAGTTCTGGTGGATGTGTTCATCACTGACACAACAACACAGCAGAAATGTCTGTATTGAGAAGCCAGGATTACTTTGCATTATCACTTCAAAGCAGCTACTGAGGGTTAACCTCTGTAACCTTACTAATTACAAAAACTACCTTTCTCAATGAGTATTCCCATTGAACAACCAGAAAAGGAGAATATTCTCTAAAAAGACAGGATGGGGAATCTCACACACGTGAGTCagatcagaacagaaaaaaaattgcatcactaatttaaaaataatgacaatgtAATTGTCAATAACAGAAAACCTGCTGAAAGAGCACACAAAAAACACTACTGTTTTTCACAAAAGCGGGAAAATACTGGTAACTTGCagataattaatattaaaaagaaatgtatacACTAAAAGATTTTATCAGTCTATTATGcatacatatttttcagttttactgggtttctcctttctttgatATATGCATTCCAACATATCGAGCCCTTCTCTTAATAATACAGACCTGAGCAAAGAATATGCCTGAAAAAGCAGTTCccactaacaaaaaaaaatacattagaaaataGTAATTCTGAAAGTAGATGGATACTAGAGGTGGTCCCTGTCACTTAATAGTGATTAAAATCAAATGTACTTACGCATATAATGTGATACATATTTATCTCCAACGGTAACATAACCCATTTCACTGAAGAGGCCAATCCTCTCCCTATcacttttcccttctgcaggcaTGGCTGGATCTGTGTGACAGTGCACTGCACTAAAAGGGTTGAAGTATCCTTGTTTATTTGTTCTACTGCAAAAGTAAAGTCTATAAGCACTCCACACCTGTAaacaaaaagtttatttaaGTAAAATGCAAGAAGTTTTGGTCAAAAATATTAGCAATAAATGTAGTCTGAAGAAAGTAATCTACAATATGATTCACAGCTTTAGTGCTTATAGGACAAACGGGCTATGTGGGATTTAGACACCATTATATCTCCTCTGttaaacaaattcaaaacatgaGCGGAGAGAGGAAATCAAATGCATTTGCACTCTTACTGAATTTACATAGTTTGGGTCAAAATGTATGACAGGTATCTTCAGAATACTA
Proteins encoded in this window:
- the C4H4orf47 gene encoding UPF0602 protein C4orf47 homolog, which translates into the protein MRVRYRLRQVWSAYRLYFCSRTNKQGYFNPFSAVHCHTDPAMPAEGKSDRERIGLFSEMGYVTVGDKYVSHYMRPFNEAASKNRQMLPGGIKTLSALQAGYFEPQFVRIFDGEAYSNPVQLRRRYRLAESKKNLGKAFLPSNGDKLPCGLGSYYGTIGGSYAYFSPQLKTKERYIPPGKNFYTNPGKKGTGYGYANLTIGEQYPHEPDGYEVERINAKKAQEEHKWLVKGGPFKLNLYPQGYFDMNPYFNDKPLPPVKKPPPEKPIAPPFKPSSPAKKSGGMKGGTFDPYPSHSADPYVIKKSKAVTTNKERQIFHPPAGPKSRPVRSIITLNVTRSLNVKNYKTAQLTSY